DNA sequence from the Chryseobacterium indicum genome:
TACCCCGAAAGAAATGAACTTTGTGGTATTAACCAAAATGGAAAACGATGAAATCTACGAAGGAATGAACATCGATTATTACGTTTCACCACTGTTCGGAATAAAAATGAAATGGAGAACGAAAATTATTCAGGTAGATCATCAGAAAAGTTTCACCGATTTTCAGGAACAGGGTCCTTACAAACTCTGGCATCACCACCACGAGTTTATTCCGAATGAAAATGGTATTTTTATGAAAGATACAGTGGATTACGAACTGCCTTTGGGATTTTTGGGAGAAATTGCACACACTGTTCTGGTAAAGAAAAAAGTGGAAGATATTTTCACGTACAGATATCAGATTTTGGAAGAAATGTTTAATAAAAATACTGCGGAATAATGAATTTTCTAATTGTAGCAGCCACATTCTTCATTATGGAAGGAATGACGTGGATCATCCATAAATATGTAATGCATGGCTTTTTGTGGTCACTTCACAAAGATCACCACGATCACAGCAACGACGGACCATTGGAAAAAAACGATTATTTCTTCGTTATTTTCGCTGTTCCCACCATTATTCTGATGTATTACGGAACCATGCAGAATTTTAACCATTGGTTTTACATCGGGGTTGGAATTGCACTGTACGGAATGGCGTACTTCTTCGTTCATGATATTTTTATTCATCAACGCTTTAAAGTTCTCAGAAATACCCAGAATCCTTACCTTTTGGCGATCAGAAGAGCGCACAAACAGCATCATAAACACACAGGAAAAGAAAGAGGAGAATGTTTCGGATTTCTTTGGGTTCCGGTAAAGTACTTCAAAATGTATTTTAAAAAACAAACTACCTGAAAATGCTTCAATATACGTATCTGTTAATCAATTTTTTTACGGTTATCGTCTGTTTTATTTTTTCCTTTCATCATAAGATAAAATTCAACAGGCATTTTAATGCATTTATTCTTGCTTCGTCTATTGTAGCCCTGTTTTTTATCGTTTGGGACATCTGGTTTACCAAAATAGGAGTGTGGTGGTTTAATGATAAATATCTTCTGGGACTCAGAATTGTAAACCTCCCCATTGAAGAAATCTTATTCTTCATCTGCATTCCTTTCTCGTGTATTTTTACTTATTTCTGTCTGGATAAATTTTTCAGACTCGACTGGAAACCCGAAATGGAGAAAATATTTGTCATTTTTTCCATCGTTACTTTGGTTATTCTGGCATTGTACTGCAAAAACAGAATTTATCCTTTCATGACGTTTTTAACGACGGCAATCAGTCTTTTTATTCTGTATTTCATCTTAAACGCAAGATGGATCGGCAAAGCTTCTTTTATTTATCTGATTCTGATGCCCGGATTTCTGGGAGTGAACGGAATTCTTACCGGAACAGGACTCGATTCTCCGATTGTAAACTACAATCCTGAACATTTTCTGGGAATCAGAATTTTGACGATTCCAATTGAAGATACGGTCTACGGTTATGAAATGATTCTATGGAATATTTTCCTGTTTCAGAAATTTAAAAAGAAAGAACAGGCGATAGAAGAAACTGCATAATTTTATCATCATCAAAATAATTTTCCCGTTAAATCTATTTTTTCTGGTCACAGTTCTTCGGAGTCTGTGGCTTTTTTTTATGTCAAACTTTTTCCAGATTAATTTAGAAAAATACTTATGTAACAAAAGTAGCAGTAAAGCCATTTTTAAATCCTGAAATTTGTTCAGAAATATTTTAAAAATGAACTTATTATCCATATTATTTGGCAAAAAAGATAACTCCGCACTGGAAAATGTATTGAAGAACAATC
Encoded proteins:
- a CDS encoding SRPBCC family protein yields the protein MRHRLYREQQLNCDIETAWKFFSSANNLSKITPKEMNFVVLTKMENDEIYEGMNIDYYVSPLFGIKMKWRTKIIQVDHQKSFTDFQEQGPYKLWHHHHEFIPNENGIFMKDTVDYELPLGFLGEIAHTVLVKKKVEDIFTYRYQILEEMFNKNTAE
- a CDS encoding sterol desaturase family protein; translation: MNFLIVAATFFIMEGMTWIIHKYVMHGFLWSLHKDHHDHSNDGPLEKNDYFFVIFAVPTIILMYYGTMQNFNHWFYIGVGIALYGMAYFFVHDIFIHQRFKVLRNTQNPYLLAIRRAHKQHHKHTGKERGECFGFLWVPVKYFKMYFKKQTT
- a CDS encoding lycopene cyclase domain-containing protein yields the protein MLQYTYLLINFFTVIVCFIFSFHHKIKFNRHFNAFILASSIVALFFIVWDIWFTKIGVWWFNDKYLLGLRIVNLPIEEILFFICIPFSCIFTYFCLDKFFRLDWKPEMEKIFVIFSIVTLVILALYCKNRIYPFMTFLTTAISLFILYFILNARWIGKASFIYLILMPGFLGVNGILTGTGLDSPIVNYNPEHFLGIRILTIPIEDTVYGYEMILWNIFLFQKFKKKEQAIEETA